Proteins encoded within one genomic window of Halodesulfurarchaeum formicicum:
- a CDS encoding TIGR04190 family B12-binding domain/radical SAM domain protein has product MGMKTLGLDGVTDMFVSKPDVTFFHPPSIYDFRERPEVIGPISDVIPSSPVFEMYPIGLTSIADTLERNGYNAQIVNLAHEMLVDSEFDVEREIAESDAWMFGVDLHWLPHAHGAIEVARLIKKHHPEAPVVFGGLSSTYFHEDLIEYPSVDYVVRGDSTEEPVAKLVETVKTGGDLSEVPNLTYQEDGETVVNELTYMPEALDDSSIPSYTYAVKSVFKYGSVRKVIPHRGWLDKPITMLLTSRGCRHACSFCGGANSYGDVHGRQEPAFRSPEKLIEDIRTIRSFSEGPIFVVHDLRMGGWDYAQEFFDRLADEDVPNEFIFELFGPADEEYFRMIDEAVESYSLELSPESHVPGVRKEMGKFAVSNEAIENTMRAALDNGCQNIDLFYMIGLPDQTYEDAVGCVEYAEHILEDIDDERIIPFVAPYAPFLDPGSPAFEQREEYGFEVHADSLEDYRQLLLEPSWKRMLSYETEHLSRDDIADATYEAARKMNTLKYEHGLLEQDTYETMMERLETSEELVNRVDEVYENTPESERDEELKALFDEYSAFDDFGENSIAGADELWWPSNGFRNGLALAGLGAKLLVQDLKQRFTNGRAVKK; this is encoded by the coding sequence ATGGGAATGAAGACGCTCGGTCTCGATGGGGTGACGGACATGTTCGTCTCCAAACCGGACGTGACCTTCTTTCACCCACCCAGTATCTACGACTTCCGGGAGCGTCCGGAAGTTATCGGACCGATCAGCGACGTCATCCCGTCATCGCCGGTCTTCGAGATGTATCCGATCGGGTTGACGAGTATCGCGGACACCCTGGAGCGGAACGGGTACAACGCTCAGATCGTCAATCTGGCCCACGAGATGCTCGTCGACTCCGAGTTCGACGTCGAACGAGAGATCGCCGAATCCGACGCCTGGATGTTCGGCGTGGACCTCCACTGGCTCCCACACGCCCACGGGGCGATCGAGGTCGCCCGACTCATCAAGAAACACCACCCGGAGGCCCCGGTTGTCTTCGGGGGGCTCAGTTCGACGTACTTCCACGAAGACCTCATCGAGTACCCCTCCGTAGACTACGTGGTTCGAGGTGATTCGACCGAGGAGCCGGTCGCAAAGCTCGTCGAGACGGTCAAAACGGGCGGTGACCTCTCCGAGGTTCCAAACCTGACCTACCAAGAGGATGGCGAAACGGTCGTCAACGAACTGACCTACATGCCGGAGGCCCTGGACGACTCCTCGATTCCTTCCTATACCTACGCGGTCAAGTCCGTGTTCAAGTACGGGAGTGTCCGCAAGGTAATTCCTCACCGGGGATGGCTCGACAAGCCCATCACGATGTTGCTCACCTCGCGAGGCTGTCGGCACGCCTGCTCGTTCTGTGGCGGCGCAAACTCGTATGGCGACGTCCACGGCCGGCAAGAGCCGGCATTCCGATCGCCCGAAAAGCTGATCGAGGACATCAGGACGATTCGCTCCTTCTCGGAGGGCCCGATATTCGTCGTCCACGACCTGCGGATGGGCGGCTGGGACTACGCCCAGGAATTCTTCGACAGACTCGCGGACGAGGACGTCCCAAACGAGTTCATCTTCGAACTTTTCGGCCCGGCCGACGAGGAGTACTTCCGAATGATCGACGAGGCCGTCGAGAGCTACAGCCTGGAGTTGAGCCCCGAATCCCACGTCCCCGGAGTCCGCAAGGAGATGGGGAAGTTCGCCGTCTCGAACGAGGCCATCGAGAACACGATGCGGGCGGCCCTGGACAACGGCTGTCAGAACATCGATCTCTTCTACATGATCGGCCTCCCGGACCAGACCTACGAGGACGCCGTGGGCTGTGTCGAGTACGCCGAACACATTTTGGAGGACATCGACGACGAGCGGATCATCCCGTTCGTCGCGCCCTACGCCCCGTTCCTCGACCCGGGGAGCCCGGCCTTCGAGCAGCGCGAGGAGTACGGTTTCGAGGTCCACGCCGACTCCCTGGAGGACTACCGCCAGCTCCTCCTCGAACCCAGCTGGAAGCGGATGTTGAGCTACGAAACCGAGCACCTCAGCCGGGACGACATCGCGGATGCGACCTACGAGGCCGCCCGGAAGATGAACACGCTGAAGTACGAACACGGGCTGTTGGAGCAAGATACCTACGAGACGATGATGGAGCGCCTGGAGACCTCAGAGGAACTCGTCAATCGGGTCGACGAGGTGTACGAGAACACCCCCGAATCCGAACGGGACGAGGAGCTCAAGGCACTCTTCGACGAATACTCGGCCTTCGACGACTTCGGCGAGAACAGCATCGCTGGCGCGGACGAACTCTGGTGGCCGAGCAACGGGTTCCGGAACGGGCTCGCCCTGGCCGGCCTTGGTGCAAAACTCCTGGTTCAGGACCTCAAGCAGCGATTCACGAACGGTCGAGCCGTCAAAAAGTAA
- the nuoK gene encoding NADH-quinone oxidoreductase subunit NuoK, producing MVVETQYYVLLSAAMFSIGVFGLLTRRNALRFLMSVELMLNAANVNLVAFSAQWGNVTGQTFSLFVLALAAAEVAVGIGIILVLFRNFRDVDVTEPATMRW from the coding sequence ATGGTAGTCGAAACACAGTACTACGTGCTGCTCTCGGCGGCGATGTTCAGCATCGGTGTGTTCGGCCTGCTGACTCGCCGTAACGCGCTTCGGTTCCTCATGTCGGTCGAGCTCATGCTGAACGCGGCCAACGTCAATCTGGTCGCCTTCTCGGCCCAGTGGGGGAACGTTACCGGACAGACGTTCAGCCTGTTCGTACTCGCATTGGCAGCCGCTGAAGTCGCGGTCGGTATCGGGATCATCCTGGTGCTGTTCCGCAACTTCAGGGACGTAGACGTAACCGAACCCGCAACGATGAGGTGGTAA
- a CDS encoding flippase activity-associated protein Agl23 yields MNLRRVDRRHVLAALAVLTAFGLLARFAVLGGRVFHWDEARVGYWTLRYLETGVWEYRPIVHGPVLFHVNAFLFETVGTSDAIARSVVALVGGLLPLSAYLFRSRLSNSEVILFGLILAVEPVLLYYGRFMRNDVLAAGFALVALGFLLRFIDTRHEWNLYAAVPGLVLALGTKEIALVYVGVWLGALLLLLDHRLFVAREEGTTWLAVTEPLAKRLIRGLKGYRWPITFALAEFLLLVVLLFAPRPELYQALAAPGKLPGVVHAATVESARALFGQWIAGGHEHSYVAFLGEALLTTATVSLPLVFFAVFGFLADRYTGDRPRDLVSFAFYTGITIYLLYPAITDISAPWSLVHAFVPLAIPAAVGLRISLDWGLDAWDTEDWIGIALVAIVLLSVVGQVGFTAYDTSYRAPQDDDNPLVQYGQPAGDLRPTLMDIDAVAQSNTGTDVVFYGDHFAVTDESVADQYPANSNWLNRLPLAWYLERSGATTASATSPNGLPENPPVVIARVEHYGELADHLEGYESRTYELTSHGTETVVFLDPSALDNPRTWSFRS; encoded by the coding sequence ATGAATCTCCGCAGGGTCGATCGCCGCCACGTTCTCGCGGCGCTCGCCGTTCTCACTGCGTTCGGGCTGCTCGCCCGGTTCGCGGTCCTGGGCGGGCGGGTCTTTCACTGGGACGAAGCCCGGGTGGGCTACTGGACGCTTCGGTATCTCGAAACCGGCGTCTGGGAGTACCGACCGATCGTCCACGGGCCGGTGCTCTTTCACGTCAACGCGTTTCTCTTCGAGACCGTGGGAACGAGCGACGCGATCGCCCGTTCAGTCGTCGCCCTGGTGGGCGGGTTGCTCCCGCTCTCGGCCTACCTGTTCCGTTCGCGACTCTCGAATTCCGAGGTGATCCTCTTCGGCCTGATCCTCGCCGTGGAGCCGGTTTTGCTCTACTACGGGCGATTCATGCGAAACGACGTGCTGGCCGCCGGGTTCGCGCTGGTCGCGCTTGGGTTCCTCCTTCGGTTTATCGACACCCGTCACGAGTGGAACCTGTACGCGGCCGTCCCGGGGTTAGTGCTTGCCCTTGGGACAAAAGAGATCGCACTGGTCTACGTGGGGGTCTGGCTGGGGGCGCTCCTTCTCCTGCTCGATCATCGCCTCTTCGTCGCTCGCGAGGAAGGCACGACCTGGCTGGCGGTTACTGAACCGCTGGCGAAACGACTCATTCGGGGTCTCAAAGGGTACCGATGGCCGATTACCTTCGCTCTCGCCGAATTCCTCTTGCTCGTCGTGTTGCTGTTCGCGCCGCGCCCGGAACTGTACCAGGCTCTTGCCGCGCCAGGTAAACTGCCAGGGGTCGTCCACGCGGCCACGGTGGAGAGCGCTCGTGCCCTGTTCGGCCAGTGGATCGCGGGCGGTCACGAGCACAGTTACGTTGCGTTCCTCGGCGAAGCGCTGTTGACGACCGCCACAGTGAGCCTCCCGCTCGTTTTCTTTGCCGTCTTCGGGTTTCTCGCGGATCGGTATACTGGCGACCGCCCGCGGGATCTCGTCTCGTTTGCGTTCTACACCGGAATCACGATTTACCTGCTCTATCCCGCGATCACGGACATCTCGGCCCCGTGGAGTCTCGTTCACGCGTTCGTTCCGCTCGCGATTCCAGCCGCGGTGGGGCTCCGGATATCCCTGGACTGGGGGTTGGATGCCTGGGACACCGAGGACTGGATCGGAATCGCGCTCGTGGCGATCGTCCTCCTGTCCGTCGTCGGACAGGTCGGATTCACCGCGTACGACACGTCCTATCGGGCCCCCCAGGACGACGACAACCCGCTCGTACAGTACGGCCAACCGGCCGGGGATCTCCGGCCCACTCTCATGGACATCGATGCCGTTGCACAGTCAAACACTGGGACTGACGTGGTGTTCTACGGTGATCACTTCGCCGTGACCGACGAGTCGGTGGCCGATCAGTACCCCGCGAACTCGAACTGGCTGAATCGGCTCCCGCTCGCATGGTATCTGGAGCGGTCCGGGGCGACGACGGCCAGCGCGACCAGTCCGAACGGACTGCCGGAGAATCCGCCCGTCGTCATCGCCCGGGTCGAACACTACGGTGAACTCGCGGATCATCTCGAAGGCTACGAGTCCCGGACGTACGAGTTAACCTCTCACGGGACCGAAACGGTCGTCTTCCTGGACCCCTCGGCTCTGGATAATCCACGAACGTGGTCATTTCGCTCCTGA
- a CDS encoding DUF7557 family protein: MGTTIEIDADLYERLQGHCEEGESIEEFIEELVTMYETDGAFMQEGYSE; the protein is encoded by the coding sequence ATGGGGACCACAATCGAAATCGACGCCGACCTCTACGAACGGCTCCAGGGCCACTGCGAGGAGGGGGAATCAATCGAGGAGTTCATCGAGGAACTCGTCACGATGTACGAGACCGACGGGGCGTTCATGCAGGAAGGGTACTCGGAGTAA
- a CDS encoding complex I subunit 1/NuoH family protein, with the protein MASSAPLVDHISGLLNLEGLLGEVVSGILGSLIIAVIVLLFAALAGPYMKRKITSAFTDRISVDRVGPYGIGTIAVDAIRLLTKERIVPENVDRPAWDLGPMLVVISATMGFAVIPFGSGLHLADPSVGVVYLFAVSSIASLGMVSGAYASNNKYSFLGGLRAVSQNIAYEIPLVLTGASVVIFAGSLRISDIVAAQAVDLISLGPIAIPAWFGFVNPFAFALFMAANMAEIGRNPFDLPEAPNDLVAGYQTEYSSVYFVLFYLGEFLHIFLGAGIITTLFLGGPTAPITALNFIPGIVWFIAKVWGVFFFTQWARSAVPRVRPDQLLDIGWKGMLGLAFVNLLLTAVIVGVIV; encoded by the coding sequence ATGGCTTCGTCCGCACCGCTGGTCGATCACATCTCCGGGTTGTTGAACCTGGAGGGGCTCCTTGGAGAGGTCGTTTCCGGGATCCTCGGTTCCCTGATCATCGCGGTCATCGTGTTGCTGTTCGCGGCCCTCGCGGGCCCGTACATGAAGCGGAAGATCACGTCGGCGTTTACCGACCGGATCTCCGTCGACCGGGTCGGTCCCTACGGGATCGGAACGATCGCGGTGGACGCGATCCGCCTGCTCACCAAAGAACGGATCGTTCCCGAGAACGTCGATCGGCCGGCCTGGGACCTCGGTCCGATGCTGGTCGTCATCTCCGCGACGATGGGCTTTGCCGTCATCCCGTTCGGGAGCGGCCTCCATCTGGCCGATCCGTCGGTCGGTGTTGTCTATCTGTTTGCCGTCTCTTCGATCGCCTCCCTGGGGATGGTTTCGGGCGCGTACGCGTCGAACAACAAATACTCGTTCCTGGGCGGGCTCCGGGCGGTCTCACAGAACATCGCTTACGAGATTCCGCTCGTCCTGACGGGCGCGTCGGTCGTCATCTTTGCCGGTTCGCTTCGGATTTCGGACATCGTCGCTGCCCAGGCAGTCGACCTGATCTCGCTGGGGCCGATCGCGATTCCGGCCTGGTTCGGCTTCGTCAATCCCTTCGCGTTCGCGCTGTTCATGGCCGCGAACATGGCCGAGATCGGTCGGAACCCCTTCGACCTGCCGGAGGCGCCGAACGACCTCGTGGCGGGGTATCAGACGGAGTACTCGTCGGTGTACTTCGTTCTCTTCTACCTTGGAGAGTTCCTCCACATCTTCCTGGGCGCCGGGATCATCACGACCCTGTTCCTCGGCGGCCCGACGGCCCCGATCACCGCGCTGAACTTCATCCCCGGTATCGTCTGGTTCATCGCGAAAGTCTGGGGCGTGTTCTTCTTCACCCAGTGGGCCCGGTCGGCGGTCCCACGGGTTCGGCCTGACCAGCTGCTCGACATCGGCTGGAAGGGCATGCTCGGACTGGCCTTCGTGAACCTGCTCCTGACGGCCGTGATCGTCGGGGTGATCGTATGA
- a CDS encoding NADH-quinone oxidoreductase subunit B: protein MSREQPRDDVVEPAAPSTDTRDTRIGEGVDNRFNSKLREALGSTPFILTKLDKFMNWARGSSMFMLQFGIACCSIEMMHSYSVKHDLDRFHSGVPRASPRQADVMIIPGTIVSKFAPRMKRVYDQMPEPKFVVNMGNCSASGGPFQEGYNVVKGAEEIVPVDIHVPGCPPRPEALIYGIVKLQERIANGESSAVTVKPYELEQFGDLDRDEVVDHLASEIDEETLVMRYNWADSP from the coding sequence ATGAGTAGAGAACAGCCACGAGACGACGTCGTCGAACCGGCCGCCCCCTCGACCGACACCCGGGACACCCGGATCGGCGAGGGCGTGGACAACCGGTTCAACTCGAAGCTTCGGGAGGCCCTCGGGTCGACCCCGTTCATCTTGACCAAACTGGACAAGTTCATGAACTGGGCCCGGGGGTCCTCGATGTTCATGCTGCAGTTCGGGATCGCTTGCTGCAGCATCGAGATGATGCACAGTTACTCGGTGAAACACGACCTCGACCGCTTCCACTCCGGCGTTCCGCGGGCCTCCCCGCGGCAGGCCGACGTGATGATCATTCCGGGGACGATCGTCTCGAAGTTCGCCCCCCGGATGAAGCGGGTCTACGACCAGATGCCCGAACCCAAGTTCGTCGTGAACATGGGCAACTGTTCGGCCTCCGGCGGTCCGTTCCAGGAGGGGTACAACGTCGTGAAGGGTGCCGAAGAGATCGTTCCGGTCGACATCCACGTGCCGGGTTGCCCGCCGCGGCCCGAGGCACTCATCTACGGCATCGTCAAGCTCCAGGAGCGCATCGCCAACGGGGAGTCTTCGGCCGTGACGGTGAAACCCTACGAACTCGAACAGTTCGGGGATCTTGATCGTGACGAGGTCGTCGACCACCTCGCAAGCGAGATCGACGAAGAAACGCTGGTCATGCGGTACAACTGGGCTGATTCACCATGA
- a CDS encoding NADH-quinone oxidoreductase subunit J, whose protein sequence is MIEQLTFLLFALFTVGSSLGVVLVDDVWHSALFLGAALLSVAVHFLLLKAAFLAAVQVLVYVGGVLILIAFAVMLTRDPDGGVGA, encoded by the coding sequence ATGATCGAGCAACTCACCTTCCTCCTCTTCGCGCTGTTCACGGTCGGCAGCAGTCTGGGCGTGGTCCTCGTGGACGACGTCTGGCACTCTGCCCTCTTCCTCGGGGCTGCACTGCTCAGTGTCGCCGTGCACTTCCTGCTCCTGAAGGCCGCCTTCCTCGCGGCCGTACAGGTGCTGGTCTACGTGGGCGGCGTGCTGATCCTGATCGCCTTCGCGGTCATGCTGACCCGCGATCCTGACGGAGGTGTTGGCGCATGA
- a CDS encoding NADH-quinone oxidoreductase subunit D yields MSTQDETETEPDVDAVDYDALEELLGDSVVDRETHHNAEAFVVRGDAVQDALSTLKAEGFDHLASVSAQELEDRYESIYHLRQYDDAQAEVSVVVPTPREDPSHESAAPIYSTANWHEREAYDLVGMNYEGHPDLRRILLPQTWQGHPLSKDYDQDKPQIVALEKHKNPIEEDMQVETDGDDLDTMFLNIGPHHPATHGVLHLKTVLDGEQVADVEPDIGYLHRCQEQMCQNSTFRHQIMPYPDRWDYTPAGILNEWAYARAIEDLADIEVPYYAQVIRTMAAELTRISAHLLAVATFGLDIVGDFAAVFMYAMRDRDYVMDILEDLTGQRMMYNYLRLGGVVWDLPEPREEFFEKIRQFLEQLPEKTDEYHNVLTQNELFQMRTVNTGYLAPEVAKDYGATGPVARASGVDYDLRRDDPYGIYDELDWDVITKEGGDNYARLMVRMQEVEESAKIIEQCINILEDFDEEEREIQSNVPRSLKPDPGQEIYKAVEGAKGELGIYIRTDGTEKPARFKIRGPSFVNLSALKEMSEGELISDLVATIGSLDIVLAEVDR; encoded by the coding sequence ATGAGCACGCAGGACGAAACAGAGACGGAGCCGGACGTCGATGCGGTGGATTACGACGCCCTCGAGGAACTCCTGGGGGACAGTGTGGTCGATCGCGAGACCCATCACAACGCCGAGGCCTTCGTCGTTCGTGGCGACGCCGTACAGGACGCACTTTCCACGCTGAAGGCCGAAGGCTTTGACCATCTCGCGAGCGTGAGCGCCCAGGAACTCGAGGATCGCTACGAATCGATCTATCACCTTCGGCAGTACGACGACGCCCAGGCCGAAGTGAGCGTCGTGGTCCCCACGCCACGGGAGGATCCGTCCCACGAGAGTGCGGCACCGATCTACTCGACGGCGAACTGGCACGAGCGCGAGGCGTATGACCTCGTGGGCATGAACTACGAGGGGCACCCCGATCTGCGCCGTATTTTGCTTCCCCAGACCTGGCAGGGACACCCCCTCAGCAAGGACTACGATCAGGACAAACCCCAGATCGTCGCCCTCGAGAAGCACAAGAACCCGATCGAGGAGGACATGCAGGTCGAGACCGATGGCGACGATCTGGACACGATGTTCCTCAACATCGGGCCCCACCACCCCGCGACCCACGGCGTCTTGCACCTCAAGACGGTCCTGGACGGTGAGCAGGTGGCCGACGTCGAACCCGACATCGGCTACCTGCATCGGTGTCAGGAGCAGATGTGCCAGAACAGCACGTTCCGCCATCAGATCATGCCCTATCCGGACCGGTGGGACTACACGCCGGCGGGCATCCTGAACGAGTGGGCCTACGCGCGTGCGATCGAAGATCTGGCGGACATCGAGGTTCCGTACTACGCCCAGGTCATCCGGACGATGGCCGCGGAACTCACTCGCATCTCGGCTCACCTGCTCGCGGTGGCGACCTTCGGACTCGACATTGTCGGGGACTTCGCGGCCGTGTTCATGTATGCAATGCGGGACCGGGACTACGTGATGGACATCCTGGAGGACCTCACCGGGCAGCGGATGATGTACAACTATCTCCGCCTCGGCGGGGTCGTCTGGGACCTGCCCGAGCCCCGGGAGGAGTTCTTCGAGAAGATCCGCCAGTTCCTCGAGCAGCTGCCGGAGAAGACCGACGAGTACCACAACGTCCTCACGCAGAACGAGCTCTTCCAGATGCGGACGGTGAACACCGGCTACCTGGCCCCCGAAGTCGCCAAGGACTACGGGGCGACCGGCCCGGTGGCTCGTGCATCCGGTGTCGACTATGATCTTCGGCGTGATGACCCCTATGGCATCTACGACGAACTCGACTGGGACGTCATCACCAAGGAAGGTGGGGACAACTACGCCCGCCTGATGGTCCGGATGCAGGAAGTCGAGGAGTCCGCGAAGATCATCGAGCAGTGTATCAACATCCTCGAGGACTTCGACGAAGAGGAACGCGAGATCCAGTCCAACGTTCCGCGCAGCCTCAAGCCCGACCCGGGCCAGGAGATCTACAAGGCCGTGGAAGGGGCGAAAGGCGAACTCGGCATCTACATCCGCACGGACGGAACGGAGAAGCCCGCTCGCTTCAAGATCCGTGGTCCGAGCTTCGTCAACCTCTCGGCTCTCAAGGAGATGTCTGAAGGTGAACTGATCTCCGACCTGGTCGCGACCATCGGGAGTCTCGACATCGTGCTGGCGGAGGTGGATCGCTGA
- a CDS encoding NADH-quinone oxidoreductase subunit A — MNPWIAVGMLAVVAIAIIGAMMGISRLLRPDVPEQSKRTTYESGEVPTGNTHVRFNIQYYMVALLFLVFDIETVLIFPWTSIYRDIAGTEGLLWALGPMVLFIGILIVALAWAWRNGALGWVRNPRYERRMSRHE, encoded by the coding sequence ATGAATCCATGGATCGCTGTCGGCATGTTGGCCGTCGTCGCGATTGCCATCATCGGGGCGATGATGGGCATATCGCGACTGCTGCGCCCTGACGTGCCGGAACAAAGCAAACGGACGACCTACGAAAGTGGGGAAGTACCGACTGGTAACACACACGTGCGGTTCAACATCCAGTACTACATGGTCGCGCTGTTGTTCCTCGTGTTCGACATCGAGACCGTGTTGATATTCCCGTGGACGTCGATTTACCGGGATATCGCTGGGACGGAAGGCCTGCTGTGGGCTCTGGGGCCGATGGTCCTGTTCATCGGCATTTTGATCGTGGCCCTGGCATGGGCCTGGCGCAACGGCGCGCTCGGCTGGGTGCGGAACCCGCGCTACGAACGGAGGATGTCGAGACATGAGTAG
- a CDS encoding 5-(carboxyamino)imidazole ribonucleotide synthase, which produces MTNSLPETTLGIVGGGQLGRMLGEAASPLGVETVVLDPTPDCPAFPPAADQIEAAFDDQSAVQALAERVDALTLEIELADPESLESVAESTDTPVHPAPHDLRVTRDKLTEKETLDAAGIPVAPYRGVDSAAELESALAELGSPLMLKARTGGYDGRGNVVVDSVDAATAAFGSLSGLVAESLVDFERELSVIGVRGAGETAIYPVGENIHEEEILRETLVPARTTESRRERASEVARSVLSVFEGRGVFGIELFETSDGEILVNEIAPRPHNSGHYTIEGAVTSQFEQHVRAVLGLPLGSTALREPTAMANLLGDSGNSRPVSLLGVDDLLGMDGVHLHWYGKRDVRPLRKMGHVTVTGSDLAANHERVKAARETLRFGPADT; this is translated from the coding sequence ATGACGAATTCGCTTCCCGAGACGACCCTCGGAATCGTGGGTGGCGGTCAACTCGGCCGAATGCTTGGGGAGGCCGCCAGTCCGCTCGGGGTCGAGACAGTCGTACTCGATCCGACACCGGACTGCCCGGCCTTTCCGCCGGCTGCTGATCAGATCGAAGCGGCATTCGACGATCAGTCCGCCGTGCAAGCGCTCGCAGAGCGCGTAGATGCATTGACCCTGGAGATCGAGCTTGCAGATCCCGAAAGTCTGGAATCGGTCGCCGAATCGACGGACACGCCCGTCCACCCGGCCCCCCATGACCTGCGGGTGACCCGAGACAAACTGACCGAGAAGGAGACACTCGATGCGGCTGGCATTCCGGTCGCGCCCTATCGGGGGGTGGATTCGGCGGCCGAACTCGAGTCGGCTCTCGCGGAACTCGGCTCGCCGCTGATGCTCAAGGCCCGGACTGGTGGGTACGACGGGCGTGGCAACGTGGTCGTCGACAGCGTCGATGCCGCAACCGCCGCGTTCGGCTCGCTTTCGGGGCTCGTGGCGGAGTCCCTCGTGGATTTCGAACGGGAACTCAGTGTCATCGGGGTCCGGGGTGCCGGGGAGACCGCGATTTACCCCGTCGGAGAGAACATCCACGAGGAGGAGATCCTTCGTGAGACACTCGTGCCCGCCCGGACAACCGAATCACGGCGGGAGCGAGCGAGTGAGGTCGCCCGATCGGTCCTCTCGGTTTTCGAGGGGCGTGGTGTCTTCGGGATCGAACTCTTCGAAACGAGCGATGGCGAAATTCTGGTCAACGAAATCGCCCCGCGACCGCACAACTCCGGGCACTACACCATCGAGGGGGCCGTGACCTCCCAGTTCGAACAGCACGTTCGAGCGGTTCTGGGTCTCCCGCTTGGGTCGACCGCCCTCCGGGAGCCCACGGCCATGGCGAACCTGCTCGGTGACAGCGGTAACTCGCGCCCGGTCTCCCTGCTCGGGGTTGATGACCTGCTTGGAATGGATGGCGTTCACCTTCACTGGTACGGCAAGCGGGACGTTCGCCCGCTACGGAAGATGGGCCACGTTACGGTGACCGGGTCGGATTTGGCTGCAAACCACGAGCGAGTCAAAGCGGCGAGGGAAACACTCAGGTTCGGGCCGGCGGATACCTGA
- a CDS encoding NuoI/complex I 23 kDa subunit family protein codes for MIGVLKSLATTMKHALNGDTITVEYPEEAPEVSPRFRGIHKWSQERCIWCRQCETVCPNDTIQIVMDEDRNGEQYNLHVGQCIYCRLCEEVCPVEAILLTENFEFTGDTKHDLAYNKEQLKNVPWYKDMDPVNARESDREAWVDEGEGEVDYQ; via the coding sequence ATGATAGGCGTACTCAAATCTCTCGCGACGACGATGAAGCATGCCCTCAACGGGGACACGATCACCGTTGAGTATCCCGAAGAGGCACCGGAAGTGAGCCCCCGGTTCCGGGGCATTCACAAGTGGAGCCAGGAGCGGTGTATCTGGTGTCGCCAGTGTGAGACGGTCTGTCCCAACGACACGATTCAGATCGTGATGGACGAGGACCGCAACGGCGAGCAGTACAACCTGCACGTCGGCCAGTGCATCTACTGCCGGCTCTGTGAGGAGGTCTGTCCCGTCGAGGCGATTCTCCTGACGGAGAACTTCGAGTTCACCGGAGACACCAAACACGACCTGGCTTACAACAAAGAACAGCTCAAGAACGTACCGTGGTACAAGGACATGGACCCGGTCAACGCTCGCGAATCTGATCGCGAGGCGTGGGTCGACGAGGGTGAAGGCGAGGTGGACTACCAATGA
- the purE gene encoding 5-(carboxyamino)imidazole ribonucleotide mutase codes for MTDVAALRKLFEAEAERDRPESDRPDVGIIMGSDSDLDVMAGAGEALEELGFVELTDYDDPPEAEYTYESWVVSAHRTPDLLYAYGETAPDRGLDVILAGAGGKSADLPNMTASIAYPIPVIGIPVQEKSVDSVLGMPTGAPITAVDAGKSFNAALSAVQILARTDETLRERLVERQETQAADVATVSESLHRQGTTAFRESR; via the coding sequence ATGACCGACGTTGCTGCCCTTCGAAAGTTGTTCGAGGCCGAAGCCGAGCGGGACCGTCCGGAGAGCGACCGGCCGGACGTGGGTATCATCATGGGAAGTGATTCGGACCTGGATGTGATGGCCGGGGCTGGGGAGGCCCTGGAGGAACTGGGATTTGTCGAACTCACGGATTACGACGACCCCCCAGAAGCCGAATACACCTACGAGTCCTGGGTCGTCTCGGCCCATCGGACCCCCGACCTGCTCTATGCGTACGGCGAAACTGCTCCGGACCGCGGGCTGGACGTCATCCTCGCCGGTGCGGGCGGCAAATCCGCCGACCTGCCGAACATGACGGCGTCGATCGCGTATCCGATCCCGGTGATCGGGATTCCAGTTCAGGAGAAGTCCGTCGATTCCGTGCTCGGTATGCCAACCGGCGCTCCAATCACCGCTGTCGACGCGGGGAAGTCATTCAACGCGGCGCTCTCGGCAGTTCAGATCCTCGCCCGGACCGACGAAACACTGCGGGAGCGGCTGGTGGAGCGCCAGGAAACACAGGCTGCTGACGTGGCGACGGTGTCAGAGTCGCTGCACCGCCAGGGAACGACGGCGTTTCGGGAATCGCGGTAA